The Pseudomonas pergaminensis nucleotide sequence AAGTCGCCCGCGTGCCAGCACTGATCCCCTTCCAGACCTTCTTCGAATTGCTCGCCAACAAGCAATTTCCGGTGGCAACGTTTATCCGTACCCGCGAAGAATTGGACTACCTGCAAGAGCCGGACATTTTCCACGAGATCTTTGGCCACTGCCCGCTGCTGACCAACCCATGGTTCGCCGAATTTACCCACACCTACGGCAAGCTCGGCCTGGCGGCCAGCAAGGAGCAGCGGGTGTACCTGGCGCGCCTGTATTGGATGACCATCGAGTTCGGCCTGGTGGACACCCCCGAAGGTCGGCGCATCTACGGTGGCGGCATTTTGTCGTCGCCCAAGGAGACGGTGTACAGCCTGTCGTCCGAGCCTGAACATCAGCTGTTCGACCCGCTGGAGGCGATGCGCACGCCCTATCGCATCGACATTCTGCAACCTTTGTACTTCGTGCTGCC carries:
- the phhA gene encoding phenylalanine 4-monooxygenase, encoding MKQTQYVAREPDAQGFIHYPPEEHAVWNTLITRQLKVIEGRACQEYLDGIDKLGLPMDRIPQLGEINKVLAETTGWQVARVPALIPFQTFFELLANKQFPVATFIRTREELDYLQEPDIFHEIFGHCPLLTNPWFAEFTHTYGKLGLAASKEQRVYLARLYWMTIEFGLVDTPEGRRIYGGGILSSPKETVYSLSSEPEHQLFDPLEAMRTPYRIDILQPLYFVLPNLKRLFEVAQEDIMGMVERGMQLGLHAPKFPPKPKAA